aGCACATTAAAATACAAACTGTCTGAGTACCAATCTCAACCAGCCTATGGCATTGCAGCATTGGTACACTCCCTCTTCCCCACACAGAAATACTCTGGTGCAATggtctttttcatgttttatttctaTGTTGTGTAATGGAGTCCAGACTCGGAATATTCCCAAAGGCAATAAAATCATGGGCATACCTACAGCTTCCCCAGATGCTTTAAGGTACAACTAATCCCATCTGTACCCTTTCCGTGTCTTTGATAACTGAATCCACCCAGACCTTCTATAATATATGTTTTGTCTTTGGGTGCTAACATTCATTTAATTGATTTAAAGCAGCAATTTCCCCACAATTCTGAGTGATTGTAAGTTACATTCAGTTTACcctttttttaacccttctgtgAAGGAAAGTTTACCCTTTTTTAACCCTTCTGTGAAGGAAAACCCAGATATGTGATTACACATTCCACACTGGACAGTCTTGCTAAGTGTATGGTGCCCTCtagtgacttaaaaaaaaaaaccccaaaaaaacacaacagaagcTGTACAGGTTGACTTATTTCTGGTTACTGGTATTTCTTAGAAGAAACCTTTTTTAGAGCTGCAGTGTTTTCAGTTTTGCTCTCCATACATCTAAGCCAGTGGTGTCACTCACAGTCCACAATCTTTTTCCATGGTCCGTCCTGAATCATTGTGATGTGGTCGTCCAGATCCTTGTTTCAGTCACGTCTTGAATTGTTAAATTGAACCCAGTAGCGTTATCAGATCATTAGAGACCTATTTGGAACAGAGTCCTAGACTGCAATGGACTGAACATCTGAGTGCCACTGATCTAGGTTAACAAAGCTGTGGAACAACCTCAATACTTTCCTTTATTAAACCCCTGACCAATCATTTCATTATACATATTAAACCTGGAATAGAACCAGGACCAGCATTTCCTACCCTTGCTGTAATGAATAATTCAGGTTATAAAAAGAATAACTGTATAGTCTGTAAAGTTACtggttaaactaaaacaataggtgtttcaattgaaataaaaaacacatttatttcacaTGCTTCGCATATCTTTTATGAGGTTTGCATGTGGTGTTGTACAGGTTCTCATTCCACATGTGATTCACTTTCTGTATGAATTCTGTATAACCAAAGAGTGACCATCTTTTTGTCGTTTTATTTTAGTCAGTATTAAACCAGTGCatcttttaaaaaagattttagGGTTTTGCCGTCAAACCCACAGCAGCTGTTGTTGGTATGCTTAATGTGACTGCTGTTCTTGATTGCTTGTCTGAAATATCATATTTTATTTCAAGCCAGGTCCTGGGTTAAGATGGTCTTTAGATACATCATCTAATTATTCCCAAGTTCACAGCTGTAGTCAATAGCATACATAGGCCGCTCACTCAAGAAGGAAAAAACCTCCACCCTTGTGCTATTTATTGTGCAACAGAGGCATGTTTTTTAAAGCCTTATGTAACAaggcagaggctgggcatgaaccagcgaccccgcacattGCAAGCGAAGATCTCAGCAACTATGCTAAAGAATTTCTCTGCAGTTGttgttatagagcttttaacctcatctctccTCACCGACAGAACACACAATCTGCAAAGGCACACAACACTGCCAGTTACACCTAGTTAGCATTAACATTTATCTTAGAAAACTCAGTTCTAAAGAAACAAATTTGATTTACAGTATCGGCTTCTAAATGTTTACAGTGGTGTAGAATGGTAAAACCATGGTGAATGTATGACAAAACACATCCAAGCATGGTAACTCCCAGGTTAGCTCGGTGATGTGTGACCGGGTAGGGTTCTGTGGTTCACTTCCATTACAGATTCTGACCTCAGCACGTGACACTGCTCGAGCCTGTGGGGTATGTGGCTGTCAGGTCACGCTCAGCCAAAATACATGGTTATCAAACGGTAAAACATGataaatgcatattattattaaagatACAAACTATCAGAAGATTTGAAGCAAGAAGACCATAAGAGTATAATTCATATgatctacattttcctaatatttaatttctggtGTTCATTATGATTCTATATTGATGTTTCTGCTTAGAACATTATTTTCTATGTTTACGtactcttctttaaaaaaaaaaaaaaaggtgggttTTCAGAAGTATTCCAAATAATGATCTATGCAGAAATAGCAATAGAGACTCATAAAAAACGCATATAATATGATATTAAAGAAGGTAAGAATTAATCGTGTATATGTGTTACTTGTGTTACTATTTCATTGTAAATCTAGATTCTCTTAACCTTCATAAGTATAAAATATGAATTAATTTGAACCAGTATGCTAGCTTAACACAGGTCAGCCTGTCTGGGcaaataaatgtaatcttatAATGGTGACAATTAGAATGTCTATTATGTAGCTGTACAACTAACTGTAAGCCCTTGTGTCTATTCACAAGGataattatattatttgtattgatgCATGTCTGGAATAAATGaacagtattttaatataaaataataagcaGCCATAATAACAGTTTTTGATTTAGGTTGTTTCAAAACAGATGATTAAACAGTCTGAACTATAactttttgtattgctttgaaaatgtttttacagcTTCATAATAGTGGGGGAACAAAACCCCCACAGTTGCAAATTCTTCCAACAAAGAGTTATTCATAGAACCATGAGCATAATTATTTGGTGTGATGTGCTGTGTAGTTAACAATGGTTTAAAACAAGTATGAAAATAAATgagttgtgttgttgttttgtttttcttttgcgtAGGAGAAAGGTATCAACCTGACCCATATTGAATCCCGTCCCTCCCGTCTCAATAAAGAGGATTATGAGTTCTTCATCAATGTGGATGCCACGTGCTCCAAGGAGCTGGACGAAGTCATTGCGAGCCTCAAAACACAGATCAGCGGGCATGTACATGAGCTGTCTCGCAACAAGGCAAAGGACACAGGTAAATGAACGCTCTGTAACTTTTTCATTTCCCCTTTTATACTTTTCTTAAAGCCACACTCTGGTTCATGTTGGTCTATGGTCACACTCTCTGTCCTTGACCTCTTCCAGAGTAAATATTTAACTCTGTGTCATTGCCTGTCCCACAACTGGAAATGAGGACTAAAATGGAAAGTTTGGGGGagatttttattatatcatgcacaGTGtataaaaagtattataaatacaTCTGACACAAATTTCTACAATGTGTGCCACTACTTGTTAGAGCATAGGAATTTGTAAGAAATGAGgaactaaaaatgttttaaataattcagGAACTTCAGCTTTATAACTCATTTCACAGAATtccacaaaaccaaaacccaagaATTGCCTAAATGTCCttctattcattcattcattattagTTATTTCCCAAATTACATTAGTTTAGCTTCAGAAGACAAACTGGCTCCATTCATGTGGACATGCACTCTGCAGAGCTGACTTCTGGCAAAGGGTATCATAACCCCAGTGTCATTAACAGCTCATAGTTAGAATGTTTTTGACAGAAACACAGTTATTCTCTTCATGGCTGTTTTTGGTAACCTCTTACAGGCTGTAGACAGCAGTCTCCCACAAGATAACAgaattaaatattttctataatGAAAAAGTCCATTAGGAGATATTTATTGTGTTGTGGAGAAGCCTGCGGACAATGAGGCTGCAGATCCATTGTCTGGGAGGCCCCGAGGCTGGCCACACTTGTTAGCTCTGTTTAGAGAGAGAGCCACTAGTGTCTTAGGaagtcatacatttaaaaaatcaggcATCTGACCCCAATTAAACTGGTCAAAACTTGGGGGTACTGCACAAACTctcaaatatttcaaatgcaggACAGGACATAGAAATATCCAATTAGCATCTTATTAGGCATCTGACATCCACATACATTTCACCTCAACTTGGGTGTCCAGTTTAACCCGACCAATACTGCTTCTAAAGCAGCTGACACTTTGTTATTTATTGCTCAGAAGCTTAAAGCCCTCTATTCTTTGTATGctatttaaaaagtgatatatCGCTACCGTAGAGCTGCTAATGCATTGAAAAATGAATCATCCAGTTAACCAGTGCAAAAGAAGAAAGCAGGAACAAAACTTTGCAAAGTGGCCAATTTATAAAATTTTTACTTCTGGAATAGACTTTCTTAAATGTTTTCCTCttcaatttaaatgttttaatattataCAGCTAAATACATACCTAaaataaatttattattattattattattattattattattattattattattattattattattattattattattaaatccaaatccaaataaacttattttatatatatatatatatatatatatatatatatatatatatatatatatatatatatatatatatatatatatatatatatatttgggcaACAGACAAAATCTAATATAAAATGAGTTACTGATTATATAGTAGAAAATGCTTCactgaaataaattaaacttttgtATTTTCCTTCCTTCCAAGGCGATCAACTTAACTTTGAGCAGCTTCCCAGTAACTTCACAAAATGTACAGAGAAGGGCCGTGTCATATTTAATTTAGGGATGGTACCTTCTCCCCGATAGTCCTTCAAACATACTGTCCAAACTTCCCTGAACTTACCATTAAAAAATGTCTCCAAATAATGAGTTTTTGTATTTACATGAAGCTCTGATCTGATCTTTGAAAAACAGTACAAAGGTGACCCCTGGTGGTAGATAAAGTAATTGTACTCTGAACCACCTTACTAATTACCTTGAGATCAGCATTGACCACATACAATTCTGTTTGTGGAGGGGGGTATTTAAATTTTACTTACCTGgatattaattattttatctaACCCTATTTTCCGCAGTTACGTATCCTGAACTGAAAGTGAGATCTGTTATTAAGCATAAATGCCTGCCATAGATAATGATAAAGCATCAGTTTAAGATTTCAATAGGCTTAAATTATCCCACATCCATGTTTAATAGCTAGTTGTATTGGCTACAACaagtcttcaaaaaaaaaaaagagcagtcATATCTTCAACCCAAAACAGCTGGCCAGACTAATACAACAGTGAAAGGAAGAAACCTGCAACGCACAAAGCCCTTTCCTTGACTAAAGGAGTACTCCACTAGTCTAGGGTACTGTTCATTGCATTCATCTTTACTGGTTTGTGTTCTAGTGCCGTGGttcccaagggatattcaagatCTAGACAGATTTGCCAACCAGATCCTGAGCTATGGTTCAGAACTGGACTCAGACCATCCGGTAAGCAAAAATCACTCTTTAAAAGATCATCTATTTTTAATTCcttcctttatttcttttttttaatcgcaTGCCCAACTTGCCATTGCTATACTGCCACTTTGTGAAATGATGTACATTTGAACTTCTGTGTAGTAAAGCACATACTTAATATAATGCTTTCTTAATCCAATACAATTTTTTCCACTAATTAAAACTGAATCCTTCATACAGTACATGGTCTACAGTTGAATATGTATTTGTTGTTATACTGTAacttatattaaatatgtaccaGTAAGTACTCAAGCTTCACTCTCATATGTTTATCTAGTGTCCCCTAGGAATTATGTACAGTTATGTACACATTATTTCATGAATTGAAAACTCTTTACACTAGAGGTGAATGAAAATAAGAACACATTCAAAAATCTAACAAGAATATAGAAATGGAACAGCTGCATCCCTGCCATAAGTTAGTGTGGATGGAAATGTAAGACGAGGAGGAATAAAACCTCCAGATAATGCTGTAGAGTGTTCTATTACAGgatgcatgaaatattaaaatgttcCTGTTATAGGGGTTTTACCATGCTTCCTTTGTACCTTGTACCGTGTGCTCTTTGCCTCATTAATCCCTTTTGTGTTGTACTCTCTATGAGTCACATGTAAATCGAAGCCATCGGGCCATCTTCTATTTTCATGTAAAAACACTGGAGGAAGCAGGCAGACCGGGAGGAAAAATTGATGTCATTAGTTTAAATAAAGGCCctataattataaataattgcTCTCCTTTCAACCGCCATTAAACTGAAATCTATTCAGTATCTCCAAAAACAATCGACAGAGCTTccaccattttttaaaacataacatattttataaagcaatgtttatttgtaataaatactTTGAAGAGACATGCAAACAGATACCTCAGATCCTGAAAACATATTTTCTGTTTCTTCCTAGGGGTTTACAGATCCTGTGTACAGGGTCCGACGGAAGGAATTTGCTGACATTGCCTACAACTACAGACAGTAAATATCACCCAATTCTAGACATGATGACAGATACTTTCTTTGACTAAAAAACAGTGTAAACGTCTGGCCCTTTGCTCCCTTACCCCCTCTTATGTCtatgtttttttctgtcttcttgtTGAGGCTATTTATTGAAAATTACAACTAAACAAAGAGAAACAAATTGCAGCAGTCCTGCTTTCAAATGAGACCCGCTGGCTTTGTTGTCTTAATTGTGCTGCTTTATCAGAAGCTACTACAAAGACCGGGATGCTGAATAATACAGCTTCTGGTAATCTTTGCATAGATACTGAAGAGGGAATCATTTACATGAAACTGGAGAACAGCATATGCTAATAGAATAATGAATCATTTCAGTTATATCTATAATGTGCAACACAGGGCTGCACTTTCATCATGAGCGAACCAGCTTTCCATGCTGGCACTTTAAAAAATAGACGATAAGGGAAAACAAGTGGGTGGCATTAACTGCACATTTTACGTCAGCCTGTGAGCAACAGACTTGTTTATTAAACCCTTAAATGAAGTCGTATACTTTTAAATATTCTATATTTGCAATATTCCTAGTATTTATAGTCCATGTCGTGCCTGTAGGAATCTGACAGTATTATTTTATtctcaaaatttttttttataaaaactcaTACtgattaaaatacagtacttttgCAGTTCAATACAAACAGCAAAATGAATAGTTTTATGCCAAAACTCACTGATGCTTGCTTTTAACATAATTCTGTTAACTATGTAGGCTGTCAAACCAGATAGATTTTCAGTGGATAGTGTGCAAATCAAAGCAAGATCAATGTTACCTCTTTCaaattaatgaaacaaaaatagaaTTACCCGCAGGCTGTAAAGTTAATTGAATTAGGGCATTTAGTCAAAATGGTAAATAAAGATGTAGTTACGCCAAATGACCAGGATTCTCCACAACAAACTTTTGAAGGATATCCTTGTATGTAGTAATATTTACAGTAGTTATATTAACTATCTATCTGTCTTTCAATTTTATGGTGAATTCTAGGGTAGTAAGGGTTGCATTTCTATTTACCAAACTTAACCAGTCAGACAATTACTTCTATTAATACTTGGCCTATATTAGCCCTAATCCCCAGCACTGAAGACACAGCAGGCATCATGTTCACTCAAATTCCTAATACTTGCccaaagtacagagaaacatcatctgtaattgacaaacccaggtttggaagacccaaaaagctgtctacaAGGATGAggaatacttgaagataatatccttaaggaatagaaagaagacaagcgttgaattgacaacagaactggcagaaggcacaggtgctGTCGTCCATCCATcaagtccaaagcacctttgaccattgttccatagtccagtttctgtgtttctgtgcatatcttagccttttagtcttgttcccctttcataagaggtattcttactgcaacataTCCTTTAAGTCCCGATTTTAAGAGTGaacttcgtactgttgatttgatggacaacgacacctgtgccttcttcaagtattgctcatccttgttagacagctttttgggtcttccagtcctgggtttgtcaattacagatgatgtttctctgtacttgttgattatgcttcggataccacacctcaagtgatgcaagctatttcactcaatgtttttccttctttatgcaagtcaaggttgtataatagtagaaaacagtaGTGgtggctttgagtaaattgttgatgctcataatgcatcagagtagaaaaatgcaacatgtctaagacttttgcacagcagtatacaTACCTTAGTGATCTCTCTCAAATCTACAGCAAGCTTCTGGGAGGACTTAAATAACATTGGCTTTCCTCTAATCATTGTAAAGTACCAGTATGTTCTGTATGCAGGTAGTATGCAACACACTAACTGCGTTATCTCAGCAATGTAGACATAAGGAGCTGGGAGAAGAATCATGGCTATTTTCTATACTTACTGAAATACACTGGACTCTCAATCCCTAGACTGTGCTGTTAGGTTTGCCACAGATCCACTACTCTGGTAATTTATACTATACCAACCTTCTGCAACTGTTTTGGTTCCCCTATTTGGTGCATTCAGCCACCACAGCATTTATTTATGGAGACACTCAGAAATCTCTGAAGTTCGATTATTTTTGCACCTCTTCCTTTAATAGGAAATATTTGTTTCTAACTGTTGTTTTCAGTGGCCAAGTTATTCCAAAGGTCGAGTACACAAAGGAAGAGAAGGCCACCTGGGGCACAGTGTTCAGGGAGCTCAAGACCCTCTATCCCACTCATGCCTGTCGGGAACACAACCACGTTTTCCCTCTCCTGGAGAAGTACTGTGGCTACCGGGAAGATAACATCCCACAGCTGGAGGACATCTCCAGATTTCTGCAGTGTAAGGACTTGCTTGAGAAAGATTAATCAGTATGGAATAGACCAAATTAAAGAAAAGGCCCGAAAAAATATTCTAACTCTTACATTACCCTTATCTCCTGATTATTTTGGGGGTAGCTTCAAATGGTCAGGTGTACGCGCATTTCCCCAGTCATTCCAAGGCTTAGGTTGCTAGATGTAATTATTTTTGCTGAATTTTTTCTGTTTGACCCAAAAGCAGCCTGAAGAGGCTCATCTGGTGAGCCCTACCACATGGAGTGCAGTGTCTTTCTGGTTTGAAAGTCAGAGCTTTCTGGTTTGAATCAAAGTAGCTGATTTCGTCTGGGGGCCCATAGGCCAATACTGCATGATTtgtaaatgctaaaaaaaaaaaaaggctgctcTTCATAAGAGTCATAGATCCAATTGTGTTTAAGCCTGCACAGGATTCCGCTTGCGTCCCGTCGCTGGTCTGCTCTCCTCCCGGGATTTCCTGGCCGGGCTGGCATTCCGGGTCTTTCATTCCACACAGTACATCCGCCATTCATCAAAACCCATGTACACACCTGAACCGTAAGTACAGCTTCAAAACAGATTGCTCAAtctactttaaaaacaaatatattcatATGAATAGGCAGAGTAGCAAACATTTATTTGTAATCTTCTTCTTTATAAAGCCGTGGAAAAGTAAAGCACAAGCAGCATATGAATCTAGTCAATGTAGTTTGTTATTTATGGGTAAATGCATTGTTTAAACCCAGTATAACAGGTTATGCACACTTACCTTTTTCAGTCCTGGAAGAGGAGCCCAATTCACTGAGTTTACAGATGTATCAAAGTCCTGTACtattataattaaatgtatatatatatttttttttttaaatagaaaatgttttgttaaacctAATGTGTCAATTTAATGGTACTCACTGTGCGTAGTGTGCATCCATCTGGGGAAGCCACTGTATAAAATTCTGCAGATtaacaaaaagggagaaaaaaaattcTTCAAATTGCAGTAAATGATTTGTTTTTCCTACACAGTGATATCTGCCATGAACTGTTGGGCCATGTGCCTCTATTTGCTGATCCACGCTTTGCCCAGTTTTCACAGGTACGTTAATCAacctatttgaaaaaaaaagagaaatgtggCACCTAAATATTTTGACAGGTGCGTAATTCAAGCATTTCAGCTCATCACAGTCAGCCAGGTATATCAGACGTAActgtattctcttcatcaacctttctTCAATGAAAGTGCAGAGACTAAATAAAAGCGTGTTATGAGCAGAATTTGTATGACTTACACATTAGCAGTAAAGCAGTAGTCAGTTTGAGGAAGATATGTATTTGTGTATGGGTTATTATTAATtacttagcaaacacccttatccagggcgacttacaattgttacaagatatcatattgtttttacatacaactacaatatttttgtacacattatttttacatacaattacccatttatacagtgggtttttttactggagcaatctaggtaaattaccttggtcaagggtacagcagcagtgtcccccacctgggattgaacccacgaccctccggtcaacagtccagagccctaaccactactccacactgctgccactgctgTTATATGTAAGCAGTAGcacacgacagggtgtgcagtAGTTATAACATTTCTGCACGCTCTGGATGCATTGTGAGGTACGAGGCGAAACCAAGAAAATGCACCTGAGTCAGGGAAACTCATGCAGTAGAAAGAGCCATATTTATTAAAGAGCCATATTTATTAAAGAgccatatttattaaagcttccacatatttttattacatctttgccttttggccttgcccttcgaggtacccctgcccataatttagtttgctgatagcggagaggctgactgtagggaagccacaggcaggggggcaggatagctgccttcccccttagacaaagccaaaaaacaggtggaggctagggaggaggaggtgaactccACAACAGGGacaaatggattgaggtaagatatagaGCCCTTTCTACCTGATCATTGAGCGTGTTGTTTATCGAATGACAAATGAGATACTAGCCATTTAACTGACGAATGTTATGATAATGAGGAtgcctaatatgcttgatgtttatgattgtaatatatctcaaaagtgagttccctgcctgaaccaccactttgctaaattcattttatatgtgttattgcgcttataaaCTAGACTTAATAAAGCACAACATTCAGTATTCACTGTGATTTTAAAATTTGATTTGAACTGTGTGGTAATGCAAAAATTCCTGCAGTCATGTGGTTGCtaagaaccaatcagagagcTTACTTTGTCCAAGACATTTTATAAGAAGCATGTAAACAGCCAGCCTCGGTCCATTCACTTCTATTCTCTTTTACTAATAATAAAGCAatgataaataatattttaaacatggAAAACTCTAATATATGGTTAGACTATATTAAATTACTGATAATACCATTGGAAGATGAATTAGTTCTTCAAATAAAGACAACCAACTCCttgaaaacatttatatattttttttgtctggAATCTATCTTTTTGGCCAgtgattaaagagtaagtagcagggttctgaaaatatATAACATTACACGTCAccatgtgttactacaactgtttaaataacatacctgtaactTTTCTATAACATACCTGTaacttaaataacatacctgtagcttttcattgttaacacctgacaacgttttactgatagtgtaaggattattgcccacattgtcaaacaggtaacacattaacaatccatgatgtggtacggaacagaaaaaccaGAGTACTTGttgttatatgttgtttttttttattgctcttcctgcattgatttagaggacagacctcaaaccccagtgcactaaaagtgtagttgtcaggatgttaacaatgaaaagacaaattacaggtacattatttaaacagttgtagcaacacgtggggacgtataatgctatatttttcagaaccccactacatACTCTAAGTGCCTGCCAAGGAAAGGTCCAAGTTTTTACATACATAGATAAGAAA
The sequence above is a segment of the Acipenser ruthenus chromosome 7, fAciRut3.2 maternal haplotype, whole genome shotgun sequence genome. Coding sequences within it:
- the LOC117415782 gene encoding phenylalanine-4-hydroxylase, encoding MDASFQKINGETGIQESMYLEELSNKAQVVSCIFSLKEEVGALARTLRLFEEKGINLTHIESRPSRLNKEDYEFFINVDATCSKELDEVIASLKTQISGHVHELSRNKAKDTVPWFPRDIQDLDRFANQILSYGSELDSDHPGFTDPVYRVRRKEFADIAYNYRHGQVIPKVEYTKEEKATWGTVFRELKTLYPTHACREHNHVFPLLEKYCGYREDNIPQLEDISRFLQSCTGFRLRPVAGLLSSRDFLAGLAFRVFHSTQYIRHSSKPMYTPEPDICHELLGHVPLFADPRFAQFSQEIGLASLGAPDEYIEKLATVYWFTVEFGLCKQGSEIKAYGAGLLSSFGELQYCLTNKPEIQPFEPEKTALQTYPITEFQPIYFVAESFEGAKEKVRKFAATIPRPFSVRYNPYTHSIEVLDSMQQLKNLADSISGEMGILANALKKME